The region CGGCGCGGCTAAGACAGCCATGACCGCGGTCTCCGGCGGATTGCTTCTGATTTACCTGTTTATTATTACGTATGTGTTCCCGCTTCAGGCCAGGTTTTATAATCCGGTTAAGCGGACCCTGTTCAATGCATTTTTTATGTCCGTGCGCCATTTGTTCCAGACAATCGGGATACTGGCCACTGATTTGGGAATCGTGGCAGCCGCATACTTTGGATTGTTTTATTTCCCGCAGTTTGCCATGCTTTTATTCCTGTTTGGGATGCCTCTCATTGCCTTTGTGAACTCATATTTCTTTACTGCTATTTTCGGAAAATATATGCCCAAAGAAGAAGAACAGAATCACACGGATGCCACCCCTCTGCTGGGTGAAGAGGATGAGGAGATGAAGGAAGCAATTCGGAATCTGAAGGGGAAATAATCTGATTATTACTATTAGTAAAACCGGCCGGAAAATTTCTGCCGGTTTTCTGTATTTTTCTGCAATTTCCACTTGCAAATAAAGTGAAAGTATTGTATACAATATAATGTATTATAAAAACAGAAATATGAACAATGTACATAGAGGGGAGTCCGCGTATGATAAAACACTTACGCTTAAAAGCATATGGAAAGATTAACCTGGCTCTGGATGTGCTGGGCCGGAGGGAGGACGGCTATCATGAGGTGCGGATGATCATGCAGACCGTGGGGCTTCACGACCGGATTGACCTGTACGCCACCCAGGAGCCGGGCATCAGGATAGAGACCAACCTGTTTTATCTGCCGGATAATGAGCAGAACCTTGCCCATAAAGCGGCCGGGCTGCTGATGGAGGAGTTCGGCATACGCCAGGGCCTGTCCATCCATCTGCGCAAGTTCATCCCCGTGTCAGCAGGCATGGCGGGAGGAAGTACGGACGCTGCCTCCGTTCTCTTTGGAGTCAATAAAATGTTCGGCCTGGGCCTGTCCACCGGGGAGCTGATGGAGCGAGGCGTGACCCTGGGAGCGGACATCCCCTACTGCCTTATGCGGGGAACCGCCCTGTCTGAGGGAATTGGCGAGAAGCTGTCGCCCCTGCCTCCCATGCCCCAGTGCCAGGTGCTCATAGCCAAGCCGGGTATCAGCGTGTCCACCAAGGTGGTGTACGAGAGTCTGGACGCTATGAAGCTTATGCCTTCGGACCATCCCGACATAGACGGTATGATAGACGCCATCCGCAGCCAGAATCTGCGGGAGGTGGCAGGCCGGTTCGGGAATGTATTGGAGCTGGTGACCGGAGAGAAATATCCGGCCATTTCAAGGATTGAACAGGTCATGCGTGACTATGGGGCTCTGGGGGCAATGATGAGCGGAAGCGGTCCCACGGTATTCGGGCTTTTTGCCAATCCGAGGGCGGCGCAGGCAGCCTACGAGGACCTGCGTTTCGGCAAGGCGTCGGAGCTGGCAAAACAGGTGTATCTGACCAATTTCTTTAATGTGAAAAGAAATGGGCAGGACAGAGTATAATGCAGGAAAAGGGGGCATTTTAAAATGGAAAATAATTTTAAGGTTAATATGAACGAGTATCTTCCGCTCCGGGATGTGGTGTTCAACACCCTGCGTCAGGCCATACTGAAGGGAGAGCTGGCTCCGGGGGAAAGGCTGATGGAAATTCAGCTGGCAGAAAAATTAGGCGTCAGCAGAACCCCGATCAGGGAAGCTATCCGCAAGCTGGAGCTGGAGGGCCTGGTGCTTATGATTCCCAGAAAGGGCGCTGAGGTGGCCAAGATATCTGAGAAGAGCCTGCGGGATGTTCTGGAGGTGCGCCGATCCCTGGAAGAACTGGCCATTGAGCTGGCCTGCCAGCGGATGTCGGAGGACGACATGGCTGAACTGGAACGGGTGCAGGGCAACTTTAAAAATGCCATTGACCGGGGAGAGGCCATGAGCATTGCCCAGTCGGATGAGCAGTATCATGACGTCATCTACCAGGGGACACGCAACGATAAGCTGGTGCAGATGTTAGGCAACCTGCGTGAGCAGATGTACCGCTACCGCCTGGAATATATAAAGGACGAGGACAAAAGGCAGGTGCTTCTGGTGGAGCACGAGCACATTCTGAACGCCCTTAAGAACCGCAACATAGCCGAGGCAAAAAAGGCGGCCAGGGAACATATAGACAACCAGGAGATTACGGTTTCACGCAACATAAAGGAGCAGGAACAGGAGCCGGCCGCACCGGTGCGGGGGAGGAAATAATGGGGGAAGGAACCTTTAAGGAACGGTATCTGTCAGGGGAGATTCCCTTTGAGGAGATCGACCGGTATGTAAGCCGCTGGAATAACAGCGACGATCCCCGCACTCTGGCCCGGTATCTGGGACTGAATGCGGAGGAAGAGGATGTATGGATTGACGTGAGCGACGAGGCGCTTCAGGACATGCTGGACAGCCGGAAGAAATAGAAGCTCAGCCCTTTTTTTGAAATAAATCCATGAGCCGGAACCGTACGTGAACCTCCGGCTTTTGCTGCGGCTGTTTTGTCCTGCCCAGGGGGGATAACAGAGCGTCATAGTCATCTTCCGCCAAAAGAGATGACAGGGTTTTTCTGGAGGAATCCGGCACCACTGCGTGGATGGCATCGGTGTAGCAGAGGGAGGGATAGAGCACGCACCACCAGTTGCGGCCTTTTCCGCTTCCGATGGTGATGCGGACCGCGTCATAGGTTCCGCAGGGAAATACCATGTCCCCGTAAGACTTGGTGGGAAAGTAATCCCTTGTTAATTCCAGTTTTACGGGATAGGACGCCCCCTGGTCTGCCAGCCAGTCCTGGGCCATGGCCTCGATGCTGGTTTTGTTGCCCTCTATCCACTGTTCAAGCTGTTCTTTGTCCGTGTCCTCGGGTACCTGGCTACGGATGTAGTCCAGGACCAGTCCCTTTACACCCAGCTTCAGATTCTGGTCTCTGGCGCTGTCGCTTTCCGCCAGGACGTGAAAACGGAGGATTTCAGGGGCAATGCGGGATGCCAGGGCCTCCTCGCCGGTGGTGCGGGATGCCATAAGAATGAGAAATGCAGTAAAAAAACAAAGTGCGGATATGCACAGGCTTATTTTGTATTTCATATGATTTAAGACCTCCTTGGCCGTTAATGCAGTTTTAATTTCTGTTTGTAATTATTGCCACATATGTTATACTATAAACGTAGAACAATCACTAAAATAAGTGAGTTTAAGGAGACTAGCATGGGTAAACTTCAGGCTGCAGTCATATTTGGCGGCCAGTCATCAGAACATATTGTGTCCTGTATGTCGGCTGTCAATGTCATTGAGCATATAGACAGGACGCGATACGATGTATTACTTGTAGGAATTACAGAAGACGGACACTGGATTAAGGCAAATTCGCCGGAAGATGTAAAAAACGGTACCTGGAGGGACGGAACTGTATCAGCCCTCCTGCTGCCGGACGCGACGAAGAAGTGCATCCTCCTCATGGACGGAAATTCGGTCCGCGAGGTCAGGGTGGATGTGGTGTTCCCGGTCCTTCACGGGCTCTACGGGGAGGACGGTACCATCCAAGGGCTTTTGGAACTGGCTAAGATACCTTATGTGGGCTGCGGGGTCCTTTCCTCCGCGGTGTCTATGGATAAACTGTACACCAAGATTATCGTGGATGACCTGGGAGTGCGCCAGGCAGCATACGAGGCAGTGTACAGGGAACAGCTTGCGCATATGGAATCGGTGGTGGAACGGGTGGAGAAGCATTTTTCCTATCCCGTATTTATTAAACCGTCCAATGCAGGCTCCTCCAGGGGCGTGACAAAGGCGGATGACCGCCAGGCCCTGGAAGCAGGACTTTTAGAGGCGGCCCGGCATGACCGTAAGATATTGGTAGAGGAAACCATCACGGGCAGAGAGATTGAGTGCGCCGTATTCGGAGGCGGACTTAAGGAGGTAGTAGCATCCGGCGTAGGAGAGATACTGGCCGCCGCAGAGTTCTACGACTTTGAGGCCAAGTATTACAACGAAGAATCCAGGACAGTGACGGATCCGGAACTGCCGGCAGGAGCGGCAGAGAGGGTGCGCCAGTCCGCTGTGGACATATTCCGTGCAGTGGACGGCTATGGACTGGCCAGAGTGGATTTCTTTGTAAAGGATGACGGAGAAGTGGTATTTAATGAGATTAATACCATGCCCGGTTTTACCGCCATCAGTATGTACCCCATGCTGTGGGAAGCCAGAGGGATTACAAAGGACCAGCTGGTGGATATGCTGATGACCCATGGGATGGAACGATACACATAAGGGAAAGAGGAAGGAATATGACAAAAGACGTGCTGATTACAATCAGTGGCATCCAGATGATAGACGAAGAGGACTCCGATGTGGAGATGATAGTAAGGGGAGATTATTATCAGAAGAATGGAAAGCATTACATCCTCTACGAAGAGATGATGGAAGGCTTTACAGGTAAAGTCAAGAACGTAATCAAAATATCCCCTTCCGGAATGGACATAATTAAAAAGGGAATCGCCAACACCCACATGCAGTTTGAGAAGAACAAGAAGAATCTTTCATGCTACACCACTCCCCTGGGCGATATGGTGGTAGGCATACAGGCCAGCCGGATTAAAATAAATGAAGAACCGGACAGTCTTTTGGTGAATGTGGATTATTCCCTGGATATCAATTATGAACATCTGTCTGATTGCAGCATCCGCCTGGATGTCCAGTCCTGTCCGCAGTGACAGAGAGCAGTAAAAGAAACTGTAGAAGGATATTGTAAAAGAGTATAAAAAAGAAGCGGCGTGACTGCCGCTTCTTTTTATTTCTTATCTTTCTTATCCTTTTTAAATCTTGCGAAGAATCCCTTCTTCTTTGGCGGAGTCGGAATCGCGCCGCCTCTCACGCTTTTGATCTCAGTTATGTAGATACCGCTGATGACAACCTTGGCCTCGGTTTTCACCGGAAGGGAGTCAAATACGCGTCCGTCTGCAATGAGGGTCATGACCTTGGGGCCAATCTTGGCTTTGACCACAGGGACCTTTGCCCAGCGCATATATTTGGGCGTCTGGTCAGTCACTGCTTTGGGAAGCCCGGCCTGGGTAATCTTCATCTTTTTCTTGTCAATGACAAGGATGGATGCGGTCTGGGCGGCTGCATCTAACAACTGCTGCTGTTCCACCTGGCGCTTCTGGAGCTTATTTCCCAGAAAGTAGAGAACAACCAGGGCAACAAGAGCAATGACCAGAATGACAATCAGTACATTTAAAATAGTCTGAGCCATGGGGTTTACCTCCAACCTATGTAATTAT is a window of Enterocloster clostridioformis DNA encoding:
- a CDS encoding GntR family transcriptional regulator: MENNFKVNMNEYLPLRDVVFNTLRQAILKGELAPGERLMEIQLAEKLGVSRTPIREAIRKLELEGLVLMIPRKGAEVAKISEKSLRDVLEVRRSLEELAIELACQRMSEDDMAELERVQGNFKNAIDRGEAMSIAQSDEQYHDVIYQGTRNDKLVQMLGNLREQMYRYRLEYIKDEDKRQVLLVEHEHILNALKNRNIAEAKKAAREHIDNQEITVSRNIKEQEQEPAAPVRGRK
- a CDS encoding D-alanine--D-alanine ligase family protein; this translates as MGKLQAAVIFGGQSSEHIVSCMSAVNVIEHIDRTRYDVLLVGITEDGHWIKANSPEDVKNGTWRDGTVSALLLPDATKKCILLMDGNSVREVRVDVVFPVLHGLYGEDGTIQGLLELAKIPYVGCGVLSSAVSMDKLYTKIIVDDLGVRQAAYEAVYREQLAHMESVVERVEKHFSYPVFIKPSNAGSSRGVTKADDRQALEAGLLEAARHDRKILVEETITGREIECAVFGGGLKEVVASGVGEILAAAEFYDFEAKYYNEESRTVTDPELPAGAAERVRQSAVDIFRAVDGYGLARVDFFVKDDGEVVFNEINTMPGFTAISMYPMLWEARGITKDQLVDMLMTHGMERYT
- a CDS encoding DUF1934 domain-containing protein, translating into MTKDVLITISGIQMIDEEDSDVEMIVRGDYYQKNGKHYILYEEMMEGFTGKVKNVIKISPSGMDIIKKGIANTHMQFEKNKKNLSCYTTPLGDMVVGIQASRIKINEEPDSLLVNVDYSLDINYEHLSDCSIRLDVQSCPQ
- the spoIIR gene encoding stage II sporulation protein R; this encodes MKYKISLCISALCFFTAFLILMASRTTGEEALASRIAPEILRFHVLAESDSARDQNLKLGVKGLVLDYIRSQVPEDTDKEQLEQWIEGNKTSIEAMAQDWLADQGASYPVKLELTRDYFPTKSYGDMVFPCGTYDAVRITIGSGKGRNWWCVLYPSLCYTDAIHAVVPDSSRKTLSSLLAEDDYDALLSPLGRTKQPQQKPEVHVRFRLMDLFQKKG
- the ispE gene encoding 4-(cytidine 5'-diphospho)-2-C-methyl-D-erythritol kinase, whose translation is MIKHLRLKAYGKINLALDVLGRREDGYHEVRMIMQTVGLHDRIDLYATQEPGIRIETNLFYLPDNEQNLAHKAAGLLMEEFGIRQGLSIHLRKFIPVSAGMAGGSTDAASVLFGVNKMFGLGLSTGELMERGVTLGADIPYCLMRGTALSEGIGEKLSPLPPMPQCQVLIAKPGISVSTKVVYESLDAMKLMPSDHPDIDGMIDAIRSQNLREVAGRFGNVLELVTGEKYPAISRIEQVMRDYGALGAMMSGSGPTVFGLFANPRAAQAAYEDLRFGKASELAKQVYLTNFFNVKRNGQDRV
- a CDS encoding YesL family protein, with the translated sequence MLQGIFNYDNPVWRFIGKLGDLIILNILWIVCSIPVFTAGASATAVYYVTLKLVRDEDDSTIRSFFRSFKSNFKQATAIWLILLAAGIVLGFDFWFFVSGQMPLNGAAKTAMTAVSGGLLLIYLFIITYVFPLQARFYNPVKRTLFNAFFMSVRHLFQTIGILATDLGIVAAAYFGLFYFPQFAMLLFLFGMPLIAFVNSYFFTAIFGKYMPKEEEQNHTDATPLLGEEDEEMKEAIRNLKGK